GGGTATCCCCTGGAACCATGTCGGCGTCAACCTGCGCGCCGGCGAACAGCACCAGCCCGGATACAAGGCACGCAACCCGAACCAGCTGGTGCCGGTGCTGCACGACGGCGGCGAGACTATCACGCAGTCCCTGGCGATCATCGACCACCTCGACCGCAAGTGGCCAGTGCCGCGGTTGATACCTGCCGACGGCCCGGCCCGCACGCGCGTGCTGGAGATTGCGCTGACCATCGCCTGCGACATGCACCCGTTGAACAACATGCGCGTGCGCAAGTACCTCGGCAACCCGCTTGGGATCGATGAGGCCGCCGGATCCGAATGGGTCGCGCACTGGCTCGACGCGGGCTTCAGCGCCCTGGAGCCCTGGCTGCCGGCGGACGGCGGCTGGTGCGTCGGCGACGCACCCACGCTGGCCGACTGCTGCCTGGTGCCGCAGGTCGCCAACGCGCTGCGCGCGACGTTCAGCCTCGGACCATTCCCGCGCGTGCGCCAGGCCTACGCGCACTGCATGCGCCACGAGGCCTTCCGCCTTGCGGCGCCGAGCGCGCAGCCGGACTACGTTGCCGCCCACTGATACTGCCGCCAGAGGCATCCGATCATGACCACGAACCCCACTCCCGACCTTTCAAACCGGCGCGATGCCTTCTACCGCGACCTGGAACCGCACGCGATGGCCGCCCTCTGGACCCGGTTGCGCAAGCTGATCCCGGTGGAGCCCACGCCGGCCGGCGTGGCACACCGCTGGGCCTATGCCACGGCGCGCCCGTACCTGATGGAATCCGCGACGCTGATTTCGGCCGAAGAAGCCGAGCGGCGCGTACTGCTGATGGAGAACCCCGGCCTGCCAGGCACGTCGCGCATCACCAACACCCTGTATGCCGGCCTGCAGTTGATCCTGCCCGGAGAAGTCGCGCCGGCGCACCGCCATAGCCAGTCGGCACTGCGCTTCATCGTGGAAGGCTCGGGCGCCTACACCGCGGTCGACGGCGAGAAGACCTGCATGGAGCCCGGCGACTTCGTCATCACCCCCGCATGGACCTGGCACCATCATGGCCACGAGGGCAGCGCGCCAATGGTCTGGGTCGATGGGCTCGACATTCCCATCGTGTCGTTTTTCAACGGCGGCTTCCGCGAGGAGTTCGATGCCGACGAAGCGCCGGTCACGCGGCCCGCCGGCGATGCGCTGGCGCGCTACGGCTCGGGCCTGATGCCGGTGGGCTATCAGCCGTCTACGCTGAACTCACCGGTATTCAACTATCCCTACGCGCGCACGCGCGAAGCGCTGTACGCGCTGCCCCATGCCGGCGAACCGGATCCGCACGCCGGCTACCTGATGCGCTACACAAACCCGGTGGACGGCGGCTGGGCCATGCCGACCATCGCCACCATGATCCGGCTGCTTCCCTCCGGCTTCGGCACCTTGCCATACCGCTCAACCGATAGCACCGTCTTTATCTGCGTGGAAGGTACCGGCTACGCGATGATCGGCGATCAAAGGCTGGACTTCGCGCCGCACGATATTGTCGTCGTACCGGGCTGGAGCCGGTTCACGCTGCATGCCGAGCGGGATCTTGTGTTGTTCTCGTACTCCGATCGCGTCGCGCAGGAGAAGCTCGGCCTGTTCCGCGAGCAGCGCTTCTGAAGGCGGAGGCCGGCACCGTGACCACCGTCGTTTCGTATGAAGACTTTGTCGACAGCATCGCCGCGGCACTGCAGTTCATCAGCCACTATCACCCGCCGGAATTCATTCGGCACCTTGCCCGCGCCTATGAACGAGAAGCCAGCGAGCCGGCAAGGCAAGCGATTGCGCAGATCCTGATCAACTCGCGGATGTGCGCGGAGGGCAGGCGTCCGATCTGCCAGGATACGGGCATCGTCAACCTGTTTGTCCGCGTCGGCATGGACGTGCGTCTCGACGGATTTCCGTCGGGCGTCATCGACGCGGCCAATGCGGGCGTGCGCCGGGCCTATCTCGACCCGGACAATACGCTGCGTGCCAGCA
This genomic window from Cupriavidus sp. P-10 contains:
- the gtdA gene encoding gentisate 1,2-dioxygenase; its protein translation is MTTNPTPDLSNRRDAFYRDLEPHAMAALWTRLRKLIPVEPTPAGVAHRWAYATARPYLMESATLISAEEAERRVLLMENPGLPGTSRITNTLYAGLQLILPGEVAPAHRHSQSALRFIVEGSGAYTAVDGEKTCMEPGDFVITPAWTWHHHGHEGSAPMVWVDGLDIPIVSFFNGGFREEFDADEAPVTRPAGDALARYGSGLMPVGYQPSTLNSPVFNYPYARTREALYALPHAGEPDPHAGYLMRYTNPVDGGWAMPTIATMIRLLPSGFGTLPYRSTDSTVFICVEGTGYAMIGDQRLDFAPHDIVVVPGWSRFTLHAERDLVLFSYSDRVAQEKLGLFREQRF
- the maiA gene encoding maleylacetoacetate isomerase codes for the protein MDLYDFFNSSAAYRVRIAMALKGIPWNHVGVNLRAGEQHQPGYKARNPNQLVPVLHDGGETITQSLAIIDHLDRKWPVPRLIPADGPARTRVLEIALTIACDMHPLNNMRVRKYLGNPLGIDEAAGSEWVAHWLDAGFSALEPWLPADGGWCVGDAPTLADCCLVPQVANALRATFSLGPFPRVRQAYAHCMRHEAFRLAAPSAQPDYVAAH